The following proteins come from a genomic window of Alnus glutinosa chromosome 10, dhAlnGlut1.1, whole genome shotgun sequence:
- the LOC133880016 gene encoding E3 ubiquitin-protein ligase ATL4 isoform X2, with product MSFSSYSSPPPPFLSDPTSYIPSDSSTPPHASSSSSMNPSVLIIALILFITVVACISLCLLLRHLNRRCLRHVSSSSTNTTTATTTADSHPLSARRVSPEIHRSSIADSLPLFTFSSITRRSSSSTTSSADCAVCLSKFEPTDQLRFLPLCCHAFHAQCIDAWLESNQSCPLCRSAIFASESDLMKASLAYANGASGGESFRLEIGNVSRRRAEGESGEARRSYSIGSFEYLVDEDSEISMSHAHQWSVSDKEESGAFPETTEASLASEVGAGRSWLKEYVDRLSFSLSSRAMSFRSSGRFFSGSSRRSNITGAGELDLEANRVGEEISEMFRWLSGL from the exons ATGTCGttctcttcttattcttctccaCCGCCTCCATTCCTGAGCGATCCCACAAGCTACATCCCCTCCGACTCCTCTACTCCACCTCATGCATCGTCTTCATCATCCATGAACCCTAGCGTCCTCATCATCGCGCTTATCCTCTTCATCACCGTAGTAGCctgtatctctctctgcctcctcCTCCGCCACCTCAACCGCCGATGCCTCCGCCACGtgtcctcctcctccaccaacACCACCACTGCTACCACTACCGCTGACTCTCACCCTCTCTCCGCTCGCCGCGTGTCTCCCGAAATCCATAGAAGCTCCATCGCcgactctctccctctcttcacCTTCTCCTCTATCACTCGCCGCTCGTCGTCCAGTACTACATCCTCTGCGGACTGTGCGGTTTGTTTGTCCAAGTTCGAGCCGACCGATCAGCTCCGATTCCTCCCTCTCTGCTGCCATGCCTTCCACGCGCAGTGCATCGACGCCTGGCTCGAGTCCAACCAGAGCTGTCCGCTCTGCCGGTCGGCCATTTTTGCGTCGGAGTCCGACCTCATGAAGGCCTCGCTCGCTTACGCCAACGGAGCCTCCGGTGGAGAGAGTTTCCGCCTTGAGATCGGAAATGTAAGCCGGCGAAGAGCGGAAGGAGAGTCTGGCGAGGCGCGGAGGTCCTATTCCATTGGATCGTTTGAGTACCTTGTAGACGAAGACTCGGAGATCAGTATGAGCCACGCGCACCAGTGGAGCGTATCGGATAAGGAGGAGAGCGGAGCTTTTCCGGAGACGACGGAGGCGAGTCTGGCTTCTGAAGTAGGCGCCGGAAGGAGCTGGCTCAAGGAGTACGTCGATAggctctcattctctctctcgtcGCGCGCGATGTCATTTCGCAGCTCCGGCAGGTTCTTCTCCGGAAGCAGTCGCCGGAGCAATATCACTGGAGCCGGAGAATTGGACCTCGAAGCCAATCGAGTCGGCGAAGAGATCAGCGAGATGTTTCGATGGCTGTCAGGG TTATGA
- the LOC133880016 gene encoding E3 ubiquitin-protein ligase ATL4 isoform X1, whose translation MSFSSYSSPPPPFLSDPTSYIPSDSSTPPHASSSSSMNPSVLIIALILFITVVACISLCLLLRHLNRRCLRHVSSSSTNTTTATTTADSHPLSARRVSPEIHRSSIADSLPLFTFSSITRRSSSSTTSSADCAVCLSKFEPTDQLRFLPLCCHAFHAQCIDAWLESNQSCPLCRSAIFASESDLMKASLAYANGASGGESFRLEIGNVSRRRAEGESGEARRSYSIGSFEYLVDEDSEISMSHAHQWSVSDKEESGAFPETTEASLASEVGAGRSWLKEYVDRLSFSLSSRAMSFRSSGRFFSGSSRRSNITGAGELDLEANRVGEEISEMFRWLSGV comes from the coding sequence ATGTCGttctcttcttattcttctccaCCGCCTCCATTCCTGAGCGATCCCACAAGCTACATCCCCTCCGACTCCTCTACTCCACCTCATGCATCGTCTTCATCATCCATGAACCCTAGCGTCCTCATCATCGCGCTTATCCTCTTCATCACCGTAGTAGCctgtatctctctctgcctcctcCTCCGCCACCTCAACCGCCGATGCCTCCGCCACGtgtcctcctcctccaccaacACCACCACTGCTACCACTACCGCTGACTCTCACCCTCTCTCCGCTCGCCGCGTGTCTCCCGAAATCCATAGAAGCTCCATCGCcgactctctccctctcttcacCTTCTCCTCTATCACTCGCCGCTCGTCGTCCAGTACTACATCCTCTGCGGACTGTGCGGTTTGTTTGTCCAAGTTCGAGCCGACCGATCAGCTCCGATTCCTCCCTCTCTGCTGCCATGCCTTCCACGCGCAGTGCATCGACGCCTGGCTCGAGTCCAACCAGAGCTGTCCGCTCTGCCGGTCGGCCATTTTTGCGTCGGAGTCCGACCTCATGAAGGCCTCGCTCGCTTACGCCAACGGAGCCTCCGGTGGAGAGAGTTTCCGCCTTGAGATCGGAAATGTAAGCCGGCGAAGAGCGGAAGGAGAGTCTGGCGAGGCGCGGAGGTCCTATTCCATTGGATCGTTTGAGTACCTTGTAGACGAAGACTCGGAGATCAGTATGAGCCACGCGCACCAGTGGAGCGTATCGGATAAGGAGGAGAGCGGAGCTTTTCCGGAGACGACGGAGGCGAGTCTGGCTTCTGAAGTAGGCGCCGGAAGGAGCTGGCTCAAGGAGTACGTCGATAggctctcattctctctctcgtcGCGCGCGATGTCATTTCGCAGCTCCGGCAGGTTCTTCTCCGGAAGCAGTCGCCGGAGCAATATCACTGGAGCCGGAGAATTGGACCTCGAAGCCAATCGAGTCGGCGAAGAGATCAGCGAGATGTTTCGATGGCTGTCAGGGGTATGA
- the LOC133880329 gene encoding uncharacterized protein LOC133880329, translating into MGKKLFYCEWIVLCHLLLAAAVAAKNHGNPANDLVDIINNNRTAQKLSHLNDSPGLGCMALQYVEFCKDNCTSNNTVNCKPSEDDFTEVFAPNCGVELPTFDILTGHILGCRSKYLEPLLAFSDVLAKDKKSLSLVRNKSHTEVGVGMVGVHKGPFFWCVLFSSGQTNSTFVLENHGLGIKQKKGCYSGSSIPCNGGHKISSVFLNIISMGFLFLFLLQHC; encoded by the exons ATGGGGAAGAAGCTCTTTTACTGTGAGTGGATAGTTCTCTGCCATCTGCTGCTTGCAGCTGCTGTGGCCGCCAAGAACCATG GAAATCCTGCAAACGATCTCGTCGACATCATCAACAACAACCGAACTGCACAAAAACTTTCACACCTAAACGACAGCCCTGGTCTTGGGTGCATGGCCTTGcaatatgttgaattttgcaagGATAACTGCACCAGCAACAACACTGTAAACTGCAAACCCTCAGAAGACGACTTCACCGAAGTTTTTGCTCCCAATTGCGGGGTAGAGCTACCTACTTTCGACATCCTAACCGGCCACATTTTGGGTTGTCGATCAAAGTATCTTGAACCATTGTTAGCCTTTTCTGATGTTCTTGCCAAAGACAAGAAATCGTTATCTCTTGTGAGGAATAAATCACACACTGAAGTGGGTGTAGGCATGGTTGGGGTCCATAAAGGGCCCTTCTTTTGGTGTGTTTTGTTCAGCAGTGGGCAGACAAATTCTACATTTGTTCTTGAGAATCATGGCTTAGGGATCAAGCAAAAGAAAGGGTGCTACAGTGGAAGCAGCATTCCTTGCAATGGGGGACACAAGATCAGTTCTGTGTTTTTGAACATCATATCCATGggctttctatttcttttcctgTTACAACATTGTTAA
- the LOC133879783 gene encoding 10 kDa chaperonin 1, chloroplastic-like, with product MASTFVTVPKPFVYKTNAPSFSNQRLLGLRRNSLRVNAISKKWEPTKVVPQADRVLIRLEELPEKSSGGVLLPKSAVKFERYLMGEILSVGAEVKEVEAGKKVLFSDINAYEVDLGSDAKHCFCKSSELLAVVE from the exons ATGGCTTCCACTTTCGTCACTGTACCAAAACCCTTTGTGTACAAAACCAACGCTCCCTCTTTCTCTAACCAGAGACTACTAG GTCTGCGGAGAAACTCTCTGAGAGTCAACGCAATTTCCAAGAAATGGGAGCCCACCAAG GTGGTTCCACAAGCTGATCGAGTTCTCATTCGTCTTGAGGAGCTGCCTGAG AAATCATCTGGTGGAGTTTTATTGCCCAAATCAGCTGTTAAGTTTGAGCGGTATCTTATGGGAGAA ATTCTCTCTGTTGGTGCTGAGGTTAAGGAAGTGGAGGCTGGGAAGAAG GTTCTTTTCTCAGACATCAATGCCTATGAG GTGGATTTAGGATCGGATGCTAAGCACTGCTTTTGTAAATCAAGTGAGTTGTTGGCTGTGGTTGAGTAG
- the LOC133878819 gene encoding protein TRIGALACTOSYLDIACYLGLYCEROL 4, chloroplastic, with protein MANLRTAMDSTFWDLNVSSPRTLEGSARAIPGEPFPLDGARASRALRIQQLSLLGNGFPLGIIPSYGPAAHKELGSFSLQTLLLKHATSRWWLGLIGQFRPKKLISSIKAEFSDVDDLEFPGFKDVAKHFIDKSLYSFGLCSQLSLTPSSSILLSTEGHGEKNGRRHKMMLFQKLPLHDLTLEAAWPELFIDHKGRYWDVPESISLDLSSLVSEPGLRYRFGLHKNSGHPQALNATDGEAPLSLMPGLCAKAALSYEKSRDFWREKEKREDVMLETDKGLFWRPSYDVRLREPHSAISGIIGGACAAWFGGRESSVVAASRGDNDISMNAKKRSPLSADLFGSVSYTFQHGNFRKLHGDLTRIDARLDICSASAFATRVLNGLKRSSVSVENPAASPRLNLIFQQQVVGPILFRVDSRVLLDYSSGRRGPHVEDFICSLSYSLRLLESGKVVAWYSPKRKEGMIELRLFEF; from the exons ATGGCGAACCTAAGGACGGCAATGGACTCAACATTCTGGGACCTGAACGTGTCCTCGCCGCGCACCCTGGAGGGCTCGGCCCGGGCCATTCCGGGCGAGCCGTTCCCGCTGGATGGGGCTCGAGCCAGCCGAGCCCTCCGGATTCAGCAGCTCTCGCTACTGGGAAATGGGTTTCCTCTTGGGATTATTCCCTCCTATGGCCCCGCTGCTCACAAGGAGTTGGGCTCGTTTTCTCTCCAGACTCTCTTGCTCAAACACGCAACTTCGAGGTG GTGGCTGGGATTAATTGGGCAGTTCCGTCcaaagaaattaatttcttcTATTAAAGCTGAATTTTCTGATGTTGATGATTTGGAGTTCCCTGGATTCAAGGATGTGGCAAAGCATTTCATTGACAAATCACTCTATTCATTTGGATTATGCTCACAGCTATCCTTGACTCCCTCATCATCGATATTGTTGAGCACAGAAGGACATGGTGAGAAAAATGGACGCCGGCACAAAATGATGCTCTTTCAAAAG CTTCCTCTTCATGATCTTACCTTGGAGGCTGCATGGCCTGAGTTGTTCATTGACCATAAAGGACGATATTGGGATGTGCCCGAGTCCATATCGTTAGATCTGTCATCACTTGTTTCTGAACCTGGATTGCGTTACCGCTTTGGTTTACACAAAAATAGTGGCCATCCTCAGGCACTTAATGCCACAGATGGTGAGGCACCTTTATCTCTAATGCCTGGATTATGTGCAAAGGCTGCACTTTCATATGAGAAGAGCCGGGACTTTTGGAGAGAGAAGGAGAAACGGGAAGATGTCATGTTAGAGACAGACAAGGGTTTGTTCTGGCGACCTTCATATGATGTGCGTCTCAGAGAGCCACATTCAGCTATATCTGGAATTATTG GTGGCGCCTGTGCGGCCTGGTTTGGGGGCAGAGAAAGCTCAGTGGTTGCTGCATCAAGGGGAGATAATGACATTTCTATGAATGCTAAGAAGAGAAGTCCattgagtgctgatttatttggTTCGGTTTCCTATACTTTCCAGCATGGAAATTTCAGAAAGCTACACGGTGACCTGACAAGGATAGATGCTCGCTTGGATATTTGTTCAGCATCAGCTTTTGCCACAAGGGTTCTCAATGGCTTAAAGAGGTCTTCAGTTAGTGTAGAAAATCCAGCCGCTTCCCCGAGGCTCAATTTGATCTTTCAACAGCAG GTTGTCGGGCCAATTCTCTTTCGAGTAGATTCTAGGGTTTTGCTGGATTATTCATCTGGGAGGCGTGGTCCACATGTAGAGGATTTCATATGCAGCTTAAGCTACTCATTGAGGCTTCTAGAATCGGGAAAAGTTGTTGCTTGGTAttctccaaaaagaaaagaagggatGATTGAGTTGCGCCTATTTGAGTTTTAA
- the LOC133880253 gene encoding putative invertase inhibitor — MHNRKMRRPFSFFCLRPIVLLFFFMITALIRATNGNNLIHKTCKTCAQSDPNLSYAFCVTSLEAVPSSCRADLRQLGNISIKLTRHNVTKTRHRITKLLEKKKLEPFVRGCLNDCFELYSDVMPSLKQALKAYKAKRYKDANIAVGSVIDASSTCEDGFTEKEGVVSPLTKTNNDTFQLAAMALSIINLLSR; from the coding sequence ATGCATAACAGGAAAATGAGGCGTCCCTTCTCTTTCTTCTGTCTCCGCCCTATTGTCCTCCTATTCTTCTTCATGATCACCGCCTTGATCCGTGCCACAAACGGCAACAATCTCATCCACAAAACCTGCAAGACCTGCGCTCAGTCCGACCCAAACCTCAGCTACGCCTTCTGCGTAACCTCTCTCGAAGCGGTTCCGAGTAGCTGCCGCGCCGATCTCCGGCAGCTCGGCAACATCTCGATCAAGTTAACCAGACACAACGTTACGAAGACGAGGCACCGCATCACGAAGCTCTTGGAGAAGAAAAAGTTGGAGCCGTTTGTCAGAGGATGTTTGAACGACTGCTTCGAACTTTATTCTGACGTCATGCCTTCTCTTAAACAGGCCTTGAAAGCTTACAAGGCTAAGCGCTATAAAGACGCTAACATTGCCGTGGGCTCCGTCATCGACGCCTCCTCAACTTGTGAAGATGGGTTCACGGAAAAGGAAGGCGTGGTTTCGCCGTTAACAAAGACAAATAACGATACCTTTCAGCTGGCTGCCATGGCGCTTTCGATTATCAATTTACTAAGTCGTtga